Part of the Pseudomonadales bacterium genome is shown below.
GACGAGATGCCCTATGCCCGCATCGCCGCCCGCCATTTTGGCGTTCGCCACCATGAGCTCTACCTGCAACCGGATGATGTGGTCGAGATCGTGCCGAAGATCGCCGGCGCCTACGATGAGCCTTTCGGCAACTCCTCTGCAGTGCCGACCTACTTCTGCGCCGCGGCTGCGGCCGCGGCAGGGCACGACACGCTGCTGGCTGGTGATGGCGGCGACGAGCTTTTTGCCGGCAATGCCCGTTATGCCAAGCAGAAGCTGTTCGAACACTACCTTGCGCTGCCGGCCTGGTTGCGCGCTGGCATCGAGCAGGGCGTCGAGCGCCTGCCGGCACTCGGACAGGTGCCGCTGATTCAGAAGGGCTACCGCTACATCGAGCAGGCGCGGGTGCCGCTGCCCGACCGGCTGGAGAGCTACAACTTCTTTGCCACCCACGAACCGGCACAGATTCTCCATGCCGATCTGCTGGCGGCCATCGAGCTCGATCAGCCGCTGAAGCTGCTGCGCGATACCTATCAGGCCGTCACTGCCGACCATGCGTTGCAGCGCATGCTCTGGCTCGACTGGAAGCAGACGCTGGCCGACAACGACCTGCGCAAGGTGAGCGTGATGACGCAGAGTGCCGGCATCCAGGTGCGCTATCCGATGCTTGATGACGCCCTGATCGACCTGGCGCTGCAACTGCCGCCCGACTGGCTGCTGCCGGGACAGAAACTGCGCCACTTCTACAAACAGGCCTTCAGCGACTTTCTGCCACAGCAGATTCTCACCAAGCCCAAGCATGGCTTTGGCCTGCCGTTTGGTGTCTGGATGCGCGATGCGCCGCGACTGCGCGAACTGGCCTACGACGCACTGGCCAGCCTGAAGAAGCGTACTGTGCTGCGGTCCGACTACCTTGACCAAGTGGTGCAGCTGCACCAGCATGACCATGCCGCCTACTATGGTGAGTCGATCTGGATCTACATGATGCTCGAACTCTGGCTGCAGGCTTGGCATGACTGAAGCGACGCGAAGGCTGACCGGTCTGCTGTTGGCACTGCTCTGCGTGCTGCCGCTTCAGGCAGCCCCGCCCGACACCATCGCGCGCATCAAACCGGCGATTCTCGGCCTCGGCACCCATCAGCCGATGGGCAAGCCGCCGTCGCGGCTGCTCGGCACCGCCTTTGTCGTCGCCGATGGCCGCCATGCCATCACCAATGCCCATTCGCTTCCGGAGGCGTTGCAGAGCGATGGCGTGGAGAAGCTGGTCATCTTCATCGGCACCGCCCCGCAGTTGAAGCTGCGCGAAGTGCGCGTGATCGAGGTCGACAGTGACCATGATCTGGCGCTGCTGGGTTTTGACGGCGAGCCGTTGCCGGCCTTGCGCATCGGCGATTCGCAGCAGGTGCGTGAAGGGGAGAGCTACCTCTTCACCGGCTATCCGATCGGTGCCGTCCTTGGACTCTATCCAGTCACCCACCACGCCATGGTGGCCAGCATCACCCCGGTCGCCGTGCCGCAGATCTCGGCCACCCGCATCAGCAGCCGCATGGTGCGGGAGCTACGTGATCCCTATGTGGTCTTTCAACTGGATGCCACCGCCTACCCCGGCAACAGCGGCAGCCCGCTCTATGATCCGGAGAGTGGCGCGGTGGTCGGTGTGATCAACAAGGTGTTCGTACAGCAGAGCAAGGAGGCGGCCATCGAGCACCCCAGCGGCATCACCTATGCGATTCCGGGCCAGCACATCCGCGAGTTGTTGCGGCGCAACGGACTGCTTTAGGGTCGGTTTTCAGCAGCTCTGGCGCCGTGCCGTTGCGTGCGTTTCGGTCGGCCGAAGAGGCAGGCATCAGCCGATGCGGCCTTCATGACTGCTCTGTTGCAGGCGTGTCTGGCGCCCCGGACAGGATTCGAACCTGTGACCTGCCCCTTAGGAGGGGGCCGCGCTATCCTCTGTGCCACCGGGGCGGGCCGCCATTGTAGCGATCCAGCCGCCGCTTGTAGAGCAGCCCGTTGGTTCAGCGGCTACTGCATCATTTCGGCGTGGATGTCATCGGGGTCCAGCAGCCTGATCGGCACCGGCCTGACCCGCCAGATCTCCTGGCAGTACTGCCGGATGGTGCGATCCGACGAGAACATGCCGGAGTGGGCGGTGTTGAAAATCGACATTCGTGTCCACTGCTCCGGATGGTCGAGATAGACCCGGTTCACCTGATCCTGGCACTCCATGTAGGCGCCGAAATCGGCCAGCAGGAAGTAGGGGTCATGGTGCAGCAGCGAATCGAGCAGCGGTCGGAACAGCTCGCTGTCTCCGCGGGAGAAGTAGCCACTGCGCAGCAGGGAGATCACCTCCTGCAACTCGTCATTGCCATGGAGCCAGTCGAGTGGCCGGTAGCCGCTGGCGCGCAGTCGCTCGATCTGCTCGGCGGTGTGACCAAACAGAAAGAAGTTCTCCTCGCCCACCTGCTCACGAATCTCGACATTGGCGCCATCCAGCGTGCCGATGGTGAGTGCGCCATTCATCATGAACTTCATGTTGCCGGTGCCGGACGCCTCCTTGCCAGCCGTCGAGATCTGCTCGGAGAGGTCGGCCGCCGGGTAGAGGCGCTCGCCATTGCTGACATGAAAGTTGGGCAGAAAGAACACCTGCATCCGCTCCCGCGTGTCGGGGTCGTTGTTGACCACGGCGGCGACGTTGTTGATCAGTTTGATCATCAGCTTGGCCATGTGGTAGCCCGGTGCCGCCTTGCCGCCGAAGATATAGGTGCGCGGAAAGAATTCGCTGTTGGGGCTGTTCTTGAGCCGCAGATAGTGGGCAATGATCTGCAGGGCGTTGAGATGTTGGCGCTTGTATTCGTGAATGCGCTTGACCTGTACATCGAAGATCGATTCTGGATTGATCACGGTGTCGAAGCGCTTCTTGATGAAGCGGGTCAGGTTCTCCTTGTTGTGCTGTTTGATGCTGCGCCAGCGCTGGCGAAAGGCGGCGTCATCGGCCAGTGGCGCCAGCTGTCTGAGTCGATCGAGATCGGTGCTCCAACCGGGATCCAGCGCGTCGCTGATCAGTCGACAGAGCAGCGGATTGCTCAGAAACAGCCAGCGTCTCGGGGTGATGCCATTGGTCTTGTTGGAGATCTTCTCGGGCCAGAGTTCGTGGAAATCTCTCAGTACATCCTTTTTCAGCAGTTCGGTGTGCAGTGCCGCCACGCCGTTGATGGCATGGCTGCCGATGGCCGCAAGATGGGCCATGCGCACATAGCGCTCGCCCTGCTCATTGATGATCGACAGCCGGGCCAGCCGTTCGACATCGCCCAGATAGCGCAGGCGGACGCTCTCCAGAAATTGGTCGTTGATCGTGTAGATGAGCTCGAGATGGCGCGGCAGGATGCGCTGGAACAGGGCAAGCGGCCACTGCTCCAGCGCTTCGGGCAACAGCGTGTGGTTGGTGTAGGCGAAGCTCTGCCGGGTGATGGACCAGGCCTGCTCCCAAGTGCAGCGGTGGTCATCCAGCAGCAACCGCATCAGTTCGCAGACCGCCAGTGCCGGATGGGTGTCGTTCAGTTGTACGGCGAATTTTTCGTGGAACTGCTCCAGCGCAATCTTCTGCTGGCGCAGGATGCGCAGCATGTCCTGCAGTGAGGCGGAGACCAGAAAGAACTGCTGCTGAAGCCGCAGCGCCTTGCCCTGAATCGCTTCGTCGTTGGGGTAGAGGATCTTGCTCAGGTTCTCCGAGCGGATCTTCTCATCCACCGCGCCGTAGTAGTCGCCGCGGTTGAACACGGCGAAATCGAACGATTCCGGCGCTTCGGCCCGCCACAGCCGCAAGGTGTTGGCGGTGTTGTTGCGGTAACCCAGCACTGGTGTGTCATAGGGCACGGCCTTGACGACCCAACTGGGGAACCAGCGCATCCGCTGGCGGTTCTGCTCATCCTGATAGGCTTCGCTGTGGCCGCCGAACTTCACCTCCACCGCCCACTCGGGGCGAGGAATCTCCCAGGGGTTGCCGAAGCGCAACCATTTGTCGGTCTTCTCGACCTGCCAGCCATCGACGATCTCCTGATCGAAGATGCCGAATTCATAGCGGATGCCGTAGCCGAGGCTCGGAATCTCCAGCGTGGCCAGCGAGTCGAGAAAGCAGGCCGCCAGCCGTCCCAGACCGCCGTTGCCGAGTCCGGGCTCCTCTTCCTGGCGCAACAGTTCGCGAAAATCGAGCCCCATTTCCTCGATGGCCTCCTGCGCCTGCGCATGGATGCCGAGGTTGAGCAGGTTGTTGCCGAGTTGAGTGCCCATCAGAAATTCGGCCGAGAGATAGGCCACTGTCCTGGCACCCTGCTCGGTGTAGGCCGTGGCTGTGCTGATCCAGCGGTGCAGCAGCCGGTCGCGCACGGCATAGGCCAGCGCCAGGTAGTAGTCGTTCATCGTTGCCAGCGCGGGGAATTTGCCCTGACTGAAGAAAAGGTGATCAAAGAAAGCGCGCTCGAGCGCCTCTTTGTCGAGTCCGGTGCGTTCATCCAGTGTCGAGGAGAGCAGTTCAGTTTCGTTGATGGCGTCCATAACACCCGCTGCAAAAAAGGTAAAAGTGATGCAATAAAACAAGCAAGTCTGATGCCGAATCAGCGGTACGCCATTGCCGGCTTGCAGGGTGGATCAGGGCATGTCGTCTGCTTGCAGTTCGATGGCCGACGGCCACTGCGCCGGCAGCCAGCGCAAATCGGCTGGATGGTCGATGTCATGCAGGGTCGGCTGGGTCTGCACCGACCACTTCAGTTGCTGCAACCGTTGCAGCGTGATGGCGGCCACCCGGTTGCTGCTCCAGGGTATTTCAGTGAACAGCGAGGGGTGAAACCGGTTGAGTCCGAGCAGCGCATAGCCGCCATCGGCGGTGGGGGTGATGACGCAGTCGACCTGCTGCAGTGCCTGTGCGGCACATTGCAGCCGCCGTGCATCCAGCGCCGGACAGTCGGTGCCGATCAGCAGCAGCGACTCGCCCTCGTGCAGGGTGCGCTGCGCGGCACGGGCCATGCGCTCGCCCAGATCACCCGCTCCCTGGTCAGAGCAGGAGATCGACCGCGGCAGTGATTGCCCCGCCCAGGCGCTGTCATCGATGGCGGGGGTGGCGCAGAGTTCCACCGCTCCGATCCGTGCTGCGATGGCCTCATTCACGCTGTGATGCAACATCCGTTGCGCCAGACGGGCGGCCCCTTGCGCCCCAAGCGCCGGAATCAGCCGGGTCTTGGCGATGCCGGCGCAGGGTGCCTTCGCGAAGATGAGGATCCGTACCGGCATCGGCTGCCTGCTGGAGGCAACGACTTCACTTCTCGGCATTCATCAGGCCACGTACCGCGGCAGGAATGTCCGCTGGCAGCAGAATCAGTTTGGCGTTGTTCGAGGTCGCCATGTCGTTGAGTGAGTCGACATAGCGCTCTCCCAGCAGGTAGATCAGTGGCAGTTGATTCTGGCCGATCGCCGAACTGATCTTTTCGATCGCCTCGGTGGTGCCGGTGGCATTGACCACCTTGGCCTCGGCGTCGCGGCGCGAGGCTTCGAGGCGGCCATCGGCCTGCAGGATGGCGGCGGTCTTGTCGCCTTCGGCGCGGGTGACGGTGGCACGGCGCAGCCGTTCGGCGGCGGCCTGCTCCTCCATCGCCTTCTGCATGGTCTGCGATGGGTTGATGTCCTGAATCTCGACGGTCTTGAGCGTGATGCCCCAGTCGGCGATGTCGTCGGAGATGGCCGTCTTCAATTTGGTCTTGATCTGGTCACGCGATGACAGGGCTTCATCGAGCGTCAATTCGCCGATGATCGAGCGCAGCGAGGTCTGCACCAGGGTGCGAATGGCCAGTTGGTAATCTTCCACCCCATAAACCGCCTTCTCTGGCGAGAGGATGTTGATGTAAGCCACCGCATTGGCGACGATCACGACGTTGTCGAGCGTGATCACCTCCTGCGACGGAATGTCGAGCACGATGTCCTTGGTGGTCACCTTGTAGGCGACGCTGTCGATGTAGGGGATTATGAAGTTGAGTCCGGGTGACAGCGAGCTGTGGTACTTGCCAAGTCGCTGCACCACCCATTTGCTACCCTGCGGCACCTGACGCACACCCTTGAACAGGGTCAGGAGAGTCAGCGCCAGCAGCGCGAGGATGACGACGGTGGTTTCCATTTGGGCTCCTCTTTGTTTGGTCAATGAATCATGTTTTTCTTTTGACGATCAATGTATTGCCGGAAACATCCAGAACTATTACACGATCACCACACTGCACTTTTTCTTCACAGATGAATGCCCACTCGTCCGCGCCCAGCAGCGGTTTGCTGAAGCGGACCTTGCCGCGGCGATGATCGAGTGGCAGCTCGATCACCTGGCCCACCTCGCCCAGCACCGCCTCGCGGCTCAGGCCGGCACGGGTGTGGTCGACCATTCTGGGTTTGAAGAAGGCAAACCAGCCCACCGCAAAAGTGATCGAGGCGCCAGTCCAGACCAGCAGTTGCAGCGTGATCGACAGACCGGGCAGCAGCCAGGTCAGCAGCCCGACCAGAATCGCCCCCAGGCCGAACCAGATCACCGTGAAGCTGGGGATGAAGATCTCCAGCCCCGCCAGCAGCAGTCCCAGGGTCAGCCAGTGCCAGTAGAGCGGTTCAAAGGTCATCATGGTTTCTCGTTCCATTTCAGCGTGTGTCGGCTGTTTTCGCGGCGCCGGGCATCCGCAAGAAGAGGGTGGCTACAGCTCGATTTTCTGTCCACGAACGGGGATGCCGGCAAACCAGCCAAGCTGCTCATGGATGGCCTGTTGCAGCGTGACCATCGGTTCCAGCTCGCCATGCACCAGAAACAGTTTCGGTGCCGGATCGCGCAACCGGCCGGCCCATTCGATCAGTTGCCGCTGGTCGGCATGGGCCGAGAAGCCGCCGACCGTGTGAATCTTGGCATTGACGGCGATCTCCTGCCCGAACAGGCGCACCCGCTGGGCGCCATCCACCAGCAGCCGACCCAGGGTGCCGCGCGCCTGGAAGCCGACGATCAGCAGATGGTTCTGCCGGCGCCACAGGCCATGCTTCAGGTGGTGGCGGATGCGGCCCCCGCTGCACATGCCGCTGCCGGCGATGATGATCGCTCCGCCCTGGATCTGATTCAGCGCCATCGAGTCGGCGGTGGTGCGGGAGTAGCGCAGCTTGGGCAGCCATGACTCCCACTCGGTGCTGCCAGTGCGGGCGAAGGCGCGCTGCTCTTCGGGGCTGAACAGGTGGTGGTGCCGAGCATAGATTTCGCTGGCGCTGATCGCCATCGGACTGTCGAGAAACACCTGCTGCTGTGGCAGATCACCTTGGCGGTCGAACTGCCCAAGCCAGTAGAGCAGCTCCTGGGTGCGGCCGACGGCGAAGGCCGGAATCAGGACATTGCCGCCCGATCGATGCGCAGTGACGAGAATCTCCTTCAGCTCCTGCAAGGTGGCATCGAGGGTACGATGACAGCGGTCGCCATAGGTCGACTCCAGCAGCAGCAGATCCGCCCCGTCGATCGGTTCCGGGTCGCGCAGCAGTGCCGAGCCGCTGTTGCCGAGGTCGCCGGAGAACAGCAGGCGTCTGCGGCCGTCACGGCTGGCGAGCTGCAACTCGACGGTGGCCGATCCGAGAATGTGGCCGGCATCGCGGAATGTCACGGTCACGCCGGGCAGAATCTGCTCGGGCCGTTGGTAGTCGATCGAACGGCACTGCCGTAACACGCTGTCGACATCCTGCAGGTCGAACAGTGGTTCGATCGGCTCGTCGCCACTGCGCAGCCGCTGCCGGTTTTCCCACTCGGTGTCCTTGTTCTCGAGATGGGCTGCGTCCTCGAGCATCAATCTGAGCAGATCACGGGTGGCCGGCGTCAGGTAAATCGGGCCCCTGAACCCCTCCTTGACCAGCTTCGGCAGCAGGCCGCAGTGGTCGAGGTGGGCGTGGGAGAGCAGTACGGCATCGATTTCAGCCGGGATAAAGGGGAACTCCTCCCGGTTGGCCGCTTCGGTCTCGTTGCCGCCCTGATACATCCCGCAATCGAGCAGCAGGCGATGGCCGGCATGTTCGAGCAGGAAGCAGGAGCCAGTGACCTGGCGTGTGGCACCGTAAAACGTCAAAAAGGCCATGGGACACCTTGGAATCGAAGAGTGTGAAAACCGTCCGTCGTCATGGGCGGAACACCATGGCTTCATGCTACCAGCTTTCGGCGCACCCTCATCACTGCCGGGCGGCCCGGCACTCAGTCGGTGCCGAGCACCCGCACCAGCAACTCGAAGTAGATCTGCGCCAACTGCGCCAGATCAGCCACCGCCACCTGCTCGTCGACCTTGTGGATGGTGGCGTTGATCGGGCCCAGTTCGACCACCTGGGCACCGGTCAGCGCAATGAAACGGCCATCGGAAGTGCCCCCCGAGGTGGAGAGTTGCGGCGCCTGACCCGTCACCGTCTGCACTGCCGCGCTGACGGCATCGAGAAATGGACCCTCACCGGTCAGGAATGGCAGACCGTTGCGCACCCAATCGATCTTGAAGTGGTGAGCATGCCTGGCCAGCACCGCTTCGACCTGCTGTTCGAGCTGTTCGGCGGTCACCTCGGTGGAGTAGCGAAAGTTGATCACCGCCTCGGCCGTGCCGGGGATGACGTTGGTGACGCCGGTGCCGCCGCTGATGTTGGAGATCTGAAAGCTGGTGGGCGGAAAGAAGGCATTGCCCCGGTCCCACTCGATTGCGCTCAGCTCGGCCAAGGCCCGTGCCAGCGGCTGAATCGGATTGTCGGCCAATTGCGGGTAGGCAATGTGGCCCTGCTTGCCGATCACCTTGATCCAGCCATTGAGTGAACCGCGTCGGCCATTCTTGACCACGTCACCCAGACGCTGGTCACTCGAAGGCTCGCCCACCAGCGCGAAGTCGATCCGTTCCTCACGCGCCATCAGGGTTTCGACCACCCGCACCGTGCCATCGACCGATGGCCCCTCTTCGTCGCTGGTGAGCAGAAAGGCAATCGAGCCACGGTGCTGCGGATGGTGCGCAACAAAGGCTTCGCAGGCGGTCACCATCGCGGACAGACTGCCCTTCATGTCCGCTGCACCACGGCCGCGCAGGATGCCATCGACCAGAGTCGGCACGAAGGGCGGGCTGCTCCAGGCTTCGACCGGCCCGGTTGGCACCACATCGGTGTGGCCGGCAAACAGCAGCAGCGGTGCAGTGCTGCCACGCCGCGCCCACAGGTTCTCCACTTCGCCAAACGGCAGTGGTTCCAGCCGAAAGCCGATCTGCGCCAACCGCTCACCGATCAGTTGCTGGCAACCGGCATCGCGCGGCGTGACCGATGGGCAGCGCATCAATTCCATGGCCAGTTCGAGGGTGGCAATCGGGTCGGGCATCGCTGTCGATCTCTTGAAGCTTTGAAGCCGGGCATGATACCCAATCTCCGGACCCTTGAAGTGCCGCCATCGGGCATTCATGGGATAATGGCGCGCCTTCGTCATGAAGGCTTTTTCTCTACCGGAGGCCGATGCGCTGTGTTGGCCTCTGCGCAACAGGTAACAAAAGAAGGTAATTCAGGATGAGTAACATTCGTTTCGATGGCCGGGTGGCCGTGGTCACTGGCGCCGGCAATGGTCTGGGGCGCAGCCATGCACGGCTGCTGGCGGCCCGGGGTGCTAAGGTGGTGGTCAATGATCTGGGCGGCGATATCTTCGGCAGCGGCAATGACAAGCGTGCCGCCGACCTGGTGGTCGATGAAATCAAGGCCGCCGGTGGCGAAGCCGTCGCCAACTACAACTCGGTCGAGGATGGCGACAAGATCATCGAAACCGCCGTCAATGCCTTTGGTCGTGTCGACATCGTCATCAACAACGCCGGCATTCTGCGCGACAAGAGCTTCGCCAAGATGACCGAAGAGGATTGGGAGCTGATCTATCGCGTCCATGTGCTTGGCGCCTTCCGCGTGCTGAAGGCCGCCTGGCCGATCATGCGTGAGCAGGCCTATGGCCGCATCGTCAACACCGTCTCCGCCGCCGGCATCTATGGCAATTTCGGACAGGTGAACTACTCGATGGCCAAATTGGGCCTGCATGGCATGACCCAGAGCCTGGCGCAGGAGGGTGCATCGAAGAACATCGTCGTCAACTCGATCGCTCCGATCGCCGGATCGCGCCTGACCGCGACCGTGATGCCGCCGCAACTGCTCGAAGCGCTCAAGCCCGAGTGCGTCAGCCCGCTGGTGGCCTATCTGTGCAGTGAAACCAACAAGGACAGCGGTGGGCTCTATGAAGTCGGCGCCGGCTGGATCGGCAAGCTGCGCTGGGAGCGCACCCAGGGGGTCGAATTCTCCAGCAGCGGCACCTTCACCCCGGATGATGTGGCCAGCAAGTGGGCCGAACTGGGTGATTTCACCAACTCGACTCATCCGACCAACACCCAGGAGTCGATGGCGCCAGCCATGAAGCTGGCGGGTCTGGGCTGAGATCAGGGTCTGCGCGATCGCCCCACTGTGCGGGGCGATCGTTCATTCTACCGGTGGAATTTCGCGTTGCCGCTGTGCCCGCTCCGCCGCTTCCAGGGTTTGCAGAATCAGCGTATTGATCGTCATCGGACCCACGCCACCGGGCACCGGCGTGTAGGCCATCACCCGCGACTTGACGCCCTCCAGGTCGACATCACCCATGCCGCCCGGATGGTAGCCCGCATCGACCACCACGGCACCCTCTTTCACCCAGTCGGCACGAATGAAGGCCGGAATACCCACTGCCCCGACGATCAGATCGGCCCGCCGCAGATGGTCGGCGAGATCGACGGTTCTGGAGTGGCAGACCGTCACCGTGCAATGGGCATTGAGCAGCATCAGCGCCATCGGTTTGCCGAGGATCGGGCTGCGACCAACCACCACCGCATGCTTGCCGATCAATGGAATCTGATAGTGTGCCAGCAACCGCATGATGCCCGCCGGCGTGGCCGCGCCGTAAGCCGCCTCGCCCATCGCCATGCGACCAAAACCGAGACAGGTGACGCCATCGACATCTTTTTCGGCAGCAATGGCATCGAAGCAGCGCCGTTCATCGATCTGCGCCGGCACCGGATGCTGCAACAGAATGCCATGGACATCAGGATCACGGTTGAGCCGATCGATCTCGGCCAGCAGCTGTTCGGTGGTGGTCGATGCCGGCAGTTCGATGGCATGTGATTTCATGCCCACCCGTCGACAGGCATTGCCCTTCATGCGCACATAGGTTGCCGAGGCCGGGTCATCACCGACCAGCAGGGTGGCCAAGATCGGCGTGGCACCGCCTGACGCCGATTCGAGCCGGATCACCCGCTGGGCAATCTGCCGTTCGCAACTCTGAGCCAGTGATTTGCCATCGAGCAGCATCGCACTCATCGATTTGGATTTCCGTTGTTGAATTTGTCGAAGTGGTCAAGAACCCGCCATGGTGGGTTGTGCTATATCTATTGCATTGCATCGCCATGAGGCGTCATTTTATCGCAGTCCATCCACGGAGAGCGCGCTTGACCCCCAGTCTGGACGCCGAACAGCAGCTGCCACCCTCTGCAGGGGTCACGCTCTCATCCAGTTTTGCGCTGCTTTATCAGGGGCTGCATGAGACGTTGGTCGAGTCGGTGAAGGAGGCGCGGTCGCTGGTCGAGGAGAGTTGCCACCAGCCACGCTCGATCGCCACCCTGAGCCAACTGCTGCACCAGATCGGCGGCGCACTGCGGTTGGCGGAGCTGAAGGGCGCCATCGAGCTGGTGGATGAAATCGATGCAGTTGTCTGTGCTGCCAACAGCGAAGGGTTCGATTCACAACGGGCCACACTGCTGCTCGATGCCCTCGATACCCTGCTGCGCTACCTGGACTGCCTGCATGCAGGGCGCAAACCACTGCCGGCACTGCTGCTGAATGCGATCAACCGGGTGCGTGTCGCCAGCCGGCGCCCGCCGCTGCCGGATTCATGCTTCGATCTCGGTCACTTTAGACCGAGTCACCCCTTGCCAGAATTTGGTGTCGCCAAAACCCAGCCGATCGACAGCCAGAAACGGCTGCGCCAACTCTATCAGGTCGGGTTGACCAACCTGTTGCGGGAACAGAATGTCGAACAGAGTCTCGGCTGGATGGCGCATGCCCTCGACCGACTGGCGCCAGGAGGGAGCAATCCATGGCGCACCACCCTGTGGCGACTCGGCAATACACTTTTGCGACGCTTCGCTCTCGACAAGAGGGTGCCGGATGACGGGGGAAAACGGCTGTTCAGCGCACTGGACCGGCAGATCCGTCTGCAGATCGAGCAGAGCGACGAGACAGCGCTCATCGAGACATTGCGTGCATTGATCACCGAATTCGTCTATCTGCTGCGGCTCGATCGCAGCAGTGACGATGCGATCGACCAGTGGTTGACGCTGATCGCCGCCCCCGAGCTCGACCACAGTGAACGTGACCTGCTGGTCGGTCGGCTCCATCTCGATGGCGAAGACCAGCGCACGCTGGATGCCGTGTGCGGTTCGCTGCTCAACGAGCTGCA
Proteins encoded:
- the dapE gene encoding succinyl-diaminopimelate desuccinylase encodes the protein MPDPIATLELAMELMRCPSVTPRDAGCQQLIGERLAQIGFRLEPLPFGEVENLWARRGSTAPLLLFAGHTDVVPTGPVEAWSSPPFVPTLVDGILRGRGAADMKGSLSAMVTACEAFVAHHPQHRGSIAFLLTSDEEGPSVDGTVRVVETLMAREERIDFALVGEPSSDQRLGDVVKNGRRGSLNGWIKVIGKQGHIAYPQLADNPIQPLARALAELSAIEWDRGNAFFPPTSFQISNISGGTGVTNVIPGTAEAVINFRYSTEVTAEQLEQQVEAVLARHAHHFKIDWVRNGLPFLTGEGPFLDAVSAAVQTVTGQAPQLSTSGGTSDGRFIALTGAQVVELGPINATIHKVDEQVAVADLAQLAQIYFELLVRVLGTD
- a CDS encoding SDR family oxidoreductase; amino-acid sequence: MSNIRFDGRVAVVTGAGNGLGRSHARLLAARGAKVVVNDLGGDIFGSGNDKRAADLVVDEIKAAGGEAVANYNSVEDGDKIIETAVNAFGRVDIVINNAGILRDKSFAKMTEEDWELIYRVHVLGAFRVLKAAWPIMREQAYGRIVNTVSAAGIYGNFGQVNYSMAKLGLHGMTQSLAQEGASKNIVVNSIAPIAGSRLTATVMPPQLLEALKPECVSPLVAYLCSETNKDSGGLYEVGAGWIGKLRWERTQGVEFSSSGTFTPDDVASKWAELGDFTNSTHPTNTQESMAPAMKLAGLG
- the folD gene encoding bifunctional methylenetetrahydrofolate dehydrogenase/methenyltetrahydrofolate cyclohydrolase FolD yields the protein MSAMLLDGKSLAQSCERQIAQRVIRLESASGGATPILATLLVGDDPASATYVRMKGNACRRVGMKSHAIELPASTTTEQLLAEIDRLNRDPDVHGILLQHPVPAQIDERRCFDAIAAEKDVDGVTCLGFGRMAMGEAAYGAATPAGIMRLLAHYQIPLIGKHAVVVGRSPILGKPMALMLLNAHCTVTVCHSRTVDLADHLRRADLIVGAVGIPAFIRADWVKEGAVVVDAGYHPGGMGDVDLEGVKSRVMAYTPVPGGVGPMTINTLILQTLEAAERAQRQREIPPVE